One genomic segment of Nocardia spumae includes these proteins:
- a CDS encoding patatin-like phospholipase family protein has product MPADSTSERFPTALVLGGGGPVGIAWLAGLIVGLRRAGIDPARADRIVGTSAGAVVGAVLAAGGDLEALGASRPRTVAGAAPDMSRLGAIFALRAAGGDARDNRRRIGELALAAEVGEPGAHIDRIAALAGAGDWPAADLRVTTVDIGTGEFRVWTRDSEASLAQALAASTAVPGVFPPIPIAGSRYIDGGVRSALNADVATGADTVVIMEPLAHLFPRTRADRAHGAGREISIVPDAETVQIFGADVFDPAALTPAYAAGLRQSATAATSLTECGLDG; this is encoded by the coding sequence ATGCCCGCCGACTCGACATCGGAACGATTTCCCACGGCCCTGGTTCTGGGCGGAGGTGGACCCGTCGGCATCGCGTGGCTGGCGGGCCTGATCGTCGGATTGCGCCGCGCCGGAATCGATCCCGCCCGCGCGGACCGCATCGTCGGCACCTCCGCGGGCGCGGTCGTCGGAGCGGTGCTGGCCGCCGGCGGCGATCTCGAGGCACTGGGCGCCTCCCGCCCGCGGACCGTCGCCGGCGCGGCGCCGGATATGAGCCGGCTGGGTGCGATCTTCGCGCTGCGCGCCGCCGGCGGCGACGCGCGCGACAACCGGCGCCGGATCGGCGAACTGGCGCTGGCCGCCGAAGTCGGCGAGCCCGGCGCCCATATCGACCGCATCGCCGCGCTCGCCGGTGCCGGTGACTGGCCCGCCGCCGATCTACGTGTCACCACCGTCGATATCGGCACCGGCGAATTCCGGGTCTGGACCCGCGACAGCGAGGCGAGTCTGGCGCAGGCGCTCGCCGCCAGCACCGCGGTACCGGGAGTGTTTCCGCCGATTCCGATCGCCGGGTCCCGCTACATCGACGGCGGGGTGCGGTCGGCGCTCAACGCGGATGTGGCCACCGGCGCGGACACGGTGGTGATCATGGAGCCGCTGGCGCACCTGTTCCCCCGCACCCGCGCCGACCGCGCGCACGGCGCCGGTCGCGAGATCTCGATCGTGCCCGATGCCGAGACGGTGCAGATCTTCGGCGCCGACGTATTCGATCCGGCCGCGCTGACCCCCGCCTACGCCGCCGGACTGCGCCAATCGGCCACGGCGGCAACAAGTCTGACCGAGTGCGGACTCGACGGCTGA
- a CDS encoding TetR/AcrR family transcriptional regulator yields MPRPRIHDLDTVLDRAEALAVADGVAAVTIRAVAAASGMSNGAIYHSFGSRAELVARMWIRAARRFLDVQRELVDTAPGAGPDAAIAAVVGAAEAPAVFAERHPASARLLTVLRHDQLLATELPDAVADEVRAQQRALIALLRTLSERLWGRRDARAVDVVTACVVDLPTALLLTRDRVTDPDTRIRLRAAVRAAVTATTPPHP; encoded by the coding sequence GTGCCCCGCCCCCGGATTCACGATCTCGACACCGTCCTCGACCGTGCCGAGGCACTCGCCGTGGCCGACGGGGTGGCGGCCGTGACGATTCGCGCGGTCGCCGCCGCCAGCGGCATGTCCAACGGCGCGATCTACCACAGCTTCGGATCACGCGCGGAACTGGTGGCGCGCATGTGGATTCGCGCCGCCCGCCGCTTCCTCGACGTCCAGCGCGAACTGGTCGACACCGCGCCCGGAGCCGGTCCCGACGCCGCCATCGCGGCCGTCGTCGGCGCGGCCGAGGCTCCCGCGGTATTCGCCGAACGCCATCCGGCCTCGGCGCGACTGCTCACCGTGCTGCGTCACGACCAGCTGCTGGCCACCGAGCTGCCCGACGCCGTGGCCGATGAGGTCCGCGCGCAGCAACGCGCGCTGATCGCGCTGCTGCGCACGCTGTCCGAGCGCCTGTGGGGCCGTCGCGACGCGCGCGCGGTCGATGTCGTCACCGCCTGCGTCGTCGATCTGCCCACCGCGCTGCTGCTGACCCGCGACCGCGTCACCGACCCCGATACCCGCATCAGGCTGCGCGCGGCGGTCCGCGCCGCCGTCACCGCCACCACACCACCCCACCCCTGA
- a CDS encoding enoyl-CoA hydratase-related protein — translation MSPTLGYRDSIAVIDLGDGENRFSPDFLDALDAHLDTAVADAATAVVTTAAGRFYSNGLDLDWLAANGERAPWYVERVHALMARVLTLPLPTVAALPGHAFGAGAMLALAHDQRVMRADRGYFCFPEVDIRVPFTPALAALVQAKLAPGAITAAVLTGRRFGGAEAQRCGLVDATAAAGAHVHTAIELLAPLGAKDQATLGSIKSVFYASAHTALTA, via the coding sequence GTGTCCCCTACCCTCGGCTACCGTGACTCGATCGCGGTCATCGACCTCGGCGACGGCGAAAATCGTTTCTCCCCGGACTTTCTCGACGCGCTCGACGCGCACCTGGACACCGCGGTCGCCGACGCGGCGACCGCGGTCGTCACCACCGCCGCCGGCAGGTTCTACTCCAACGGACTGGATCTGGACTGGCTGGCCGCCAACGGCGAGCGCGCACCGTGGTACGTCGAGCGGGTGCACGCGCTGATGGCGCGGGTGCTGACCCTGCCGCTGCCCACGGTCGCGGCGCTGCCCGGCCACGCGTTCGGCGCCGGCGCCATGCTCGCTCTGGCCCACGACCAGCGCGTGATGCGCGCCGACCGGGGCTACTTCTGTTTCCCCGAGGTCGACATCCGGGTGCCGTTCACCCCGGCCCTGGCCGCACTCGTGCAGGCCAAACTGGCGCCGGGAGCGATCACCGCGGCAGTGCTGACGGGCCGCCGGTTCGGCGGCGCCGAGGCACAGCGGTGCGGCCTGGTCGATGCCACCGCGGCCGCCGGCGCGCACGTACACACCGCGATCGAGTTGCTGGCGCCGCTGGGGGCCAAGGACCAGGCCACCCTCGGCTCGATCAAATCGGTGTTCTACGCCTCGGCGCACACCGCGCTGACCGCCTGA
- a CDS encoding type II toxin-antitoxin system Rv0910 family toxin — MSPFPGSDRIRAARSGLQAGSALFSAVRKDPRIARDLVTGLVAARRGHGAGPSGAPTPAAVDDGYIAPAGLSDYPKSAHARRVIAAAPQTVVAYLSDLHRLADWFSLHAGWRGQAPGAAREGLSFVQQALVMGIPAELRWTVAAAGDSGFELRGEGPQGVRLAYWLTVAGSGERSTVYFDAGLGGAPVEGPLGASVARSLGEAMEQSLDRLPDAIAAAGPLRRAAQPILHAASGTEIDPRTPVLVGVGQITQRTPDPGYGDPAALAVTALRRAAADAGAGETLLNRADAVFAVACTSWQYRDMAAVVAERLSIAGVETAQSSPFGGDGGQLVINEAAAAIAAGDYDTVLVTGAEAGATQAAAQRAGVELSWPRQGADVTPNRSIGIDKAANNEAETAAGLIAPINMYALLESANRHRLGRGRAEHAEAVAQLWSRLSAVAAGNEYAWQPEAFDAETIAAATPDNRMISTPYTKLECANLTVDMASGIVVCSAAAAQEAGIAQDKWIFIHAGASGHDEWFTTERAELAASPAIATLGRAVLDHSGIGVEALSQVDLYACFPVAVQIAARELGLAIDDPARPLSVTGGLTFGGGPGNNYGGHAVATMVTRLRAEPGTYGLASSLGWYVTKHALAVYSSLPPAKPYRHLRPIIDTPAARPARGSHDGPAVIEAYTVPYGRDGEPESAVLSLIEPAGARILIRTTQDDLIGELVDDDLLGLPVTVSGTRIRVEGREPVALPAPPPAPVLVERRGPVTIITLNRPEVRNAVNLATALLLERALDAYEADPDAQVAIITGAGGYFCAGMDLKAAARGETPMTERRGPLGITAKPPVKPLIAAVEGPALAGGCELALAADLVVAAQDSTFGIPEVKRGLVAVGGGVLRLAQRLPRAVAMELALTGDAIGADRAAALGLVNEVTTSGNALTAALELARRIAVNAPLSLAASKRIIDESPDWATDIAFTRQLEVSGPALSSEDAGEGVLAFAQKRAPVWKGR, encoded by the coding sequence GTGTCGCCATTTCCGGGATCGGACCGAATCCGCGCCGCGCGCAGCGGATTACAGGCGGGCAGCGCACTGTTCTCGGCGGTGCGCAAAGATCCCCGCATCGCACGGGACCTGGTCACCGGACTGGTCGCCGCCCGGCGCGGACACGGCGCCGGTCCGTCCGGCGCCCCCACGCCGGCGGCCGTGGACGACGGCTATATCGCCCCGGCCGGGTTGTCCGATTACCCCAAATCCGCGCACGCGCGCCGCGTGATCGCGGCGGCCCCGCAGACGGTGGTGGCCTACCTGTCGGATCTGCACCGGCTGGCCGACTGGTTCAGCCTGCACGCCGGGTGGCGCGGCCAAGCGCCGGGCGCGGCGCGCGAGGGACTGAGTTTCGTCCAGCAGGCACTCGTGATGGGAATCCCGGCCGAATTGCGCTGGACGGTCGCCGCGGCCGGCGACTCCGGATTCGAATTGCGCGGTGAAGGTCCGCAGGGGGTGCGGCTGGCGTATTGGCTCACCGTCGCCGGATCCGGGGAGCGCTCGACGGTGTATTTCGATGCCGGACTGGGCGGTGCTCCGGTGGAGGGGCCACTGGGCGCCTCGGTGGCGCGCAGCCTCGGCGAGGCGATGGAGCAGTCGCTGGATCGGCTGCCGGACGCGATCGCCGCGGCCGGGCCGCTGCGCCGGGCCGCGCAGCCGATCCTGCACGCCGCCTCGGGCACCGAGATCGATCCGCGCACACCGGTACTGGTCGGCGTCGGGCAGATCACCCAGCGCACCCCCGATCCCGGCTACGGCGATCCGGCCGCACTGGCGGTGACGGCACTGCGGCGCGCCGCGGCCGATGCCGGTGCGGGCGAGACGCTGCTCAACCGCGCGGACGCGGTGTTCGCGGTGGCGTGCACCTCGTGGCAGTACCGCGATATGGCGGCGGTGGTCGCCGAGCGTCTGAGTATCGCCGGGGTGGAGACCGCGCAGTCGAGCCCGTTCGGCGGGGACGGCGGTCAGCTGGTGATCAACGAGGCGGCGGCCGCGATCGCCGCCGGCGACTACGACACGGTCCTGGTCACCGGCGCCGAGGCCGGTGCCACCCAAGCCGCCGCCCAGCGCGCCGGCGTCGAGCTGTCGTGGCCGCGGCAGGGCGCCGACGTCACCCCGAACCGGTCGATCGGCATCGACAAAGCCGCCAACAACGAAGCCGAGACCGCGGCCGGACTGATCGCCCCGATCAATATGTACGCACTGCTGGAATCGGCGAATCGCCACCGGCTCGGCCGTGGCCGCGCCGAACACGCCGAGGCGGTCGCCCAGCTGTGGTCGCGGCTGTCGGCGGTCGCGGCCGGCAACGAATACGCCTGGCAGCCGGAGGCATTCGACGCCGAGACGATCGCGGCAGCGACCCCGGACAACCGGATGATCTCCACCCCGTACACCAAACTCGAATGCGCCAACCTCACCGTCGATATGGCCAGCGGCATCGTGGTGTGCAGTGCCGCGGCCGCGCAGGAAGCCGGAATCGCGCAGGACAAATGGATCTTCATCCACGCCGGCGCCTCCGGTCACGACGAATGGTTCACCACCGAGCGCGCCGAACTGGCCGCTTCGCCGGCGATCGCGACCCTGGGCCGGGCGGTGCTCGACCACTCCGGCATCGGCGTCGAGGCGCTGTCGCAGGTCGACCTCTACGCGTGTTTCCCGGTGGCGGTGCAGATCGCCGCCCGCGAACTCGGTCTGGCGATCGACGATCCGGCCCGGCCGCTGTCGGTGACCGGCGGGCTGACCTTCGGCGGCGGTCCCGGCAACAACTACGGCGGCCACGCCGTGGCCACCATGGTGACGCGGCTGCGCGCCGAGCCGGGCACCTACGGGCTGGCCAGTTCGCTGGGCTGGTATGTCACCAAACATGCGCTGGCCGTGTATTCGTCACTGCCGCCCGCCAAGCCCTACCGGCATCTGCGCCCGATCATCGACACCCCCGCCGCACGCCCGGCGCGCGGCAGCCACGACGGGCCGGCGGTGATCGAGGCCTACACCGTGCCCTACGGGCGCGACGGCGAGCCGGAGTCGGCGGTGCTGAGCCTGATCGAGCCCGCCGGGGCGCGCATTCTGATCCGCACCACCCAGGACGATCTCATCGGCGAGCTCGTCGACGACGATCTACTCGGACTGCCGGTGACCGTATCCGGCACGCGGATTCGCGTCGAGGGCCGCGAACCGGTGGCACTGCCGGCACCGCCGCCGGCGCCGGTGCTGGTGGAGCGGCGTGGGCCGGTCACGATCATCACGCTGAACCGGCCCGAGGTCCGCAACGCGGTGAATCTGGCCACCGCGCTCCTGCTGGAGCGGGCCCTGGACGCCTACGAGGCCGACCCGGACGCACAGGTCGCGATCATCACCGGCGCGGGCGGATACTTCTGCGCCGGAATGGATCTCAAGGCCGCCGCCCGCGGGGAGACCCCGATGACCGAGCGGCGCGGCCCGCTGGGCATCACCGCGAAACCTCCGGTCAAACCGCTCATCGCGGCTGTGGAGGGGCCCGCGCTGGCCGGTGGCTGTGAGCTGGCGCTCGCGGCGGATCTGGTTGTCGCGGCCCAGGATTCGACCTTCGGCATCCCGGAGGTCAAGCGCGGACTGGTCGCGGTCGGCGGGGGTGTGCTGCGGCTGGCGCAGCGGTTGCCGCGCGCGGTGGCGATGGAGCTGGCACTGACCGGAGATGCCATCGGTGCCGACCGTGCGGCCGCCCTGGGCCTGGTGAACGAGGTGACCACCTCGGGTAACGCACTCACCGCCGCCCTGGAACTGGCGCGGCGGATCGCGGTCAATGCCCCGCTGAGCCTGGCGGCGAGCAAACGCATCATCGACGAGTCGCCGGACTGGGCCACCGATATCGCGTTCACGCGTCAGCTGGAGGTGTCCGGTCCGGCGCTGTCGTCGGAGGATGCCGGGGAGGGTGTGCTGGCCTTCGCGCAGAAGCGTGCCCCGGTGTGGAAGGGCCGCTGA
- the mshC gene encoding cysteine--1-D-myo-inosityl 2-amino-2-deoxy-alpha-D-glucopyranoside ligase, with amino-acid sequence MQSWSEISVPAVPGSGPPLRLFDTADRQVRPVTPGATATMYVCGITPYDATHLGHAATYLAFDLVNRILRDAGHEVHYVQNVTDVDDPLFERAERDGVDWRDLGAGEIELFREDMSQLRVLPPRDYIGAIESVGEVVELVDKLLASGAAYVVDDAEFRDIYFRHDATEQFGYESGYDRATMERFFAERGGDPDRPGKRDSIDALLWRAARPGEPMWAAPFGQGRPGWHIECAAIALNRLGPEFDIQGGGSDLIYPHHEYSAAHAEALVSHRRFARHYVHAGLIGLDGEKMSKSRGNLVFVSKLRRAGVDPAAIRLGLFAGHYRTDRQWSDAVLDEAQARLTRWRQAAALESGPVAEDTVARLRQHLADDLDTPKALAAVDNWVQQALEYGGPDASAPGLVSQAVDALLGVRL; translated from the coding sequence ATGCAGTCCTGGTCCGAAATCTCCGTTCCCGCCGTCCCCGGATCCGGACCGCCGTTGCGGTTGTTCGATACCGCCGACCGGCAGGTGCGCCCGGTGACACCGGGCGCGACCGCCACCATGTACGTCTGCGGCATCACACCCTACGACGCCACCCATCTGGGGCACGCGGCGACCTATCTGGCATTCGATCTGGTCAACCGGATCCTGCGCGACGCCGGCCACGAGGTGCACTATGTGCAGAACGTGACCGATGTCGACGATCCGCTGTTCGAGCGGGCCGAACGCGACGGCGTCGACTGGCGTGACCTGGGCGCCGGGGAGATCGAGTTGTTCCGCGAGGATATGTCGCAGCTGCGGGTGCTACCGCCGCGCGACTACATCGGTGCGATCGAGTCGGTCGGCGAGGTCGTGGAGCTGGTGGACAAGTTGCTGGCCTCGGGTGCGGCGTATGTGGTCGACGATGCCGAGTTCCGTGACATCTACTTCCGTCACGACGCCACCGAGCAGTTCGGTTACGAGTCCGGCTACGACCGGGCCACGATGGAGCGGTTTTTCGCCGAGCGCGGCGGCGACCCCGACCGTCCCGGTAAACGCGACTCGATCGACGCGTTGCTGTGGCGGGCGGCGCGACCCGGTGAGCCGATGTGGGCGGCGCCGTTCGGGCAGGGCCGTCCGGGCTGGCACATCGAATGTGCGGCGATCGCGTTGAACCGGCTGGGGCCCGAGTTCGACATCCAGGGCGGTGGCAGCGACCTGATCTATCCCCATCACGAGTATTCGGCCGCGCACGCCGAGGCGCTGGTCTCCCATCGCCGCTTCGCCCGCCATTACGTGCATGCCGGGCTGATCGGTTTGGACGGGGAGAAGATGTCCAAATCGCGCGGCAATCTGGTGTTCGTGTCGAAGCTGCGGCGGGCGGGTGTGGATCCGGCCGCGATCCGGCTGGGGTTGTTCGCCGGGCACTACCGCACCGATCGGCAGTGGTCGGATGCGGTGCTCGACGAGGCGCAGGCGCGGTTGACGCGCTGGCGGCAGGCGGCGGCGCTGGAGTCGGGTCCGGTGGCCGAGGACACCGTCGCCCGCCTGCGGCAGCATCTGGCCGATGATCTCGACACCCCGAAGGCCCTTGCGGCCGTGGACAACTGGGTGCAGCAGGCGCTGGAGTACGGGGGCCCGGACGCCTCGGCGCCCGGACTGGTGAGCCAGGCGGTGGACGCGCTGCTGGGTGTCCGGCTCTGA
- a CDS encoding SCO1664 family protein, which translates to MTTRAAAADEGAARDGLCTGELSIIGRVTTASNLTLVCEIESAGAGEPMRVVYKPVRGERPLWDFPDGTLAGREVASYLVSAALGWSVIPETILRDGPLGPGMVQRWIDTVDAAAVVPDRLDLVDLVPAGAVPDGFREVLRAVDGTGARVSLVHADDPRLRRMAVLDVLLNNADRKGGHALEGVDGGVYGVDHGICLHSEPKLRTVLWGWAGEPVGEDLLDDIADFAERLPGPVAAELAEHITDAEIEALGVRARDLLNDPVLPQPISSRPIPWPAF; encoded by the coding sequence GTGACCACACGCGCGGCGGCCGCGGACGAGGGTGCGGCCCGCGACGGCCTGTGCACGGGCGAGTTGTCGATCATCGGCCGGGTCACCACCGCCAGCAATCTCACCCTGGTCTGTGAGATCGAGTCCGCCGGCGCCGGTGAGCCGATGCGGGTGGTGTACAAGCCGGTACGCGGTGAGCGGCCACTGTGGGATTTTCCGGACGGCACTCTGGCCGGGCGGGAGGTGGCCTCGTATCTGGTGTCGGCCGCGCTGGGCTGGTCGGTGATTCCGGAGACGATTCTGCGCGACGGCCCGCTGGGTCCGGGCATGGTGCAGCGGTGGATCGATACCGTCGACGCGGCCGCGGTGGTGCCGGATCGGCTGGATCTGGTGGATCTGGTGCCCGCGGGTGCGGTGCCCGACGGCTTCCGTGAGGTGCTGCGGGCGGTCGACGGCACGGGAGCGCGGGTGTCACTGGTGCATGCCGATGATCCCCGGTTGCGCCGGATGGCGGTGCTGGATGTGCTGCTCAACAACGCCGATCGCAAGGGCGGCCACGCGCTGGAAGGGGTCGACGGCGGCGTGTACGGGGTCGATCACGGTATCTGCCTGCACAGCGAACCGAAGTTGCGCACCGTGCTGTGGGGATGGGCCGGGGAGCCGGTGGGCGAGGATCTGCTGGATGATATCGCCGATTTCGCCGAGCGGTTGCCAGGGCCGGTCGCCGCGGAGCTGGCCGAGCACATCACCGACGCCGAGATCGAGGCGCTGGGTGTTCGCGCGCGGGATCTGCTCAACGATCCGGTGCTTCCGCAACCGATCAGCTCCCGTCCGATTCCGTGGCCGGCGTTCTGA
- a CDS encoding DUF3090 domain-containing protein translates to MARAIHVFRTPDRFVAGTVGEPGDRAFYLQAVQEPRVVSVLLEKQQVKVLADRMGLLLDEVARRFGASVPPQAEDVSDIAPLQMPIDTEFRVGTMGLGWDADAGAVVVELLAITETEVDESVVLDDTEEGPDAVRVFLTPEQAREFALRSAKVIAAGRPPCPLCGEPLSPNGHMCVRTNGYKRGDIFGATDLED, encoded by the coding sequence ATGGCCCGAGCGATCCATGTGTTTCGCACCCCCGACCGTTTCGTCGCGGGAACCGTCGGTGAGCCAGGAGATCGAGCCTTCTATCTGCAGGCCGTGCAGGAACCTCGTGTGGTGAGTGTGCTGCTGGAGAAGCAGCAGGTCAAGGTGCTCGCTGATCGGATGGGGCTGTTGTTGGACGAGGTGGCCCGTCGCTTCGGCGCGAGTGTGCCGCCGCAGGCCGAGGACGTCTCCGACATCGCCCCGCTGCAAATGCCGATCGATACCGAATTCCGGGTCGGCACAATGGGGTTGGGGTGGGACGCCGATGCCGGCGCGGTGGTGGTGGAGTTGCTGGCCATCACCGAGACCGAAGTCGACGAGTCGGTGGTGCTCGACGACACCGAGGAAGGTCCGGACGCGGTACGGGTGTTCCTGACCCCGGAGCAGGCTCGCGAATTCGCGTTGCGCTCGGCGAAGGTGATCGCGGCGGGTCGGCCGCCGTGCCCGCTGTGCGGGGAACCGCTGTCACCCAACGGCCACATGTGTGTGCGCACCAACGGTTACAAGCGCGGCGACATCTTCGGCGCGACCGATCTGGAGGACTGA